The sequence below is a genomic window from Lodderomyces elongisporus chromosome 2, complete sequence.
TAGCCACGCACAAACAGCTGTCGCCTGTGAAAAGTGCTCAAACTTGTTGTGCACTCCAACCGGTGGTAAAGCCAAATTGGTTGAAGGCTCATCATTCAGAAGAAAGTAAGCGAAACAAAatagattgaaaaaaaatcaacaacaatctttatatatatagagagAAAGGTTGTTATGTTTGAATAATTAATCAAgagaaggaggaaaaaagcacaaagaaagaaccaatttctttaaatctttattgcttcttcaagttctttttttttttgagttcTCCACTATAATTTgcataaataaaaaactgGCATTTAATcacatttcatttcttgaGTATTCagcaaagaagaataaattgaaaaaaaaaagaaataacatatgtctttctcttttttttcatctattttttttggtctaTACTATGACGGAGATGAGAAACAATTGGAGTGGTTGTGATATTTCATTGTGAATTCAATGAATaacaaattaaataaaattgggtaagaaagaaacattagaaaatagaaacatTAAGCTGGTACGGTATAACAGCCTTGACCCTCCTTCCACAAGCACTCAttcacatacatacatacataaaCACATTTTGTCTATTAGACAAGAAAAGAGTCTTCCATCATCTAGAGCTCACTTTCTCAATGTACTGATACTTTTGCTCCAGGTTTACGGTTTGGCTCATAAGTTTATTGTCTTGTGATGATGACACTAGAAATTTTAGAATGGGTTTGGCGACTTTTTAAAGTCAATGAATCCTCAAATACCCCATTGTTGTtatggttgttgttgttgttgttgaatcaAGTGCGGTTAGCTTATATTGTCTACTAGTGCACtccttttttgttggtttcttctaattttttcttattttcaaaaaaatttcatttcccattctttgctttctcATCCAGTTCAAAAGTACTATTTGGGCACAAGCGTGTCAGGTTATAGGTGTTGAGCGTTTACGGACTTTGATAGTATATACCAGATGTTATCTTTAGTTTGAATTGTTTATCTTTtgtaaattttatttttccctttttttctaatagaGATTAACCAATTAATCAActaaaaaacataaaaacataaaaaatcaaaaaaaaaagaataatgaaAACCACATTCTGTCAAAAACCTAATAGTAAATTACATCTATTTAcatattcatatatatatacacacagaCAAGGTTTACAATTACAAAAACTTGCTTTCCCCCACTTCCcaccctctctctctctctctctctctctctctctctctctctctctccagCTATCTTTCGCATTCATTATTTTCCTTCGTACAGTGCTGGATCCACATCAAATTCTTTCCCCTTTTTAATATATTCCCTCGATTTCTCCATCTTGGAAGCCATAATCTCTACCGAACGCAACCCATCGTCAAACTCCTCTTCGTCAACTCCAGTAATCTTTTTCCagttttgcttcttttgctcCTTCAAAAATGTCTTCTTTTGAGTCTTGTACAACATCTCCAATTTGGCCTTCACTTCGGGCGACACAACGGTTCTCTTTATAAAAGTCTTTCTTCCCAAAGCCCATTGATCCCCAAGCTGAGCCTTCCTGGCATCATGGTAAACTTGCTTACCAAGAGACTTGGGAATCTGCCAAAGCTCAATATCCCCCTCATTAGAACAAACAGTCATCTTGACATTTCGCTTAATTTTGGAAGGATGATCAACAATCCGAGGCCAGAAATCAATGTCATCAGTGTCAACTGGTGAATTGTCGTTATTACTATATTCTCTCAAATTATCAATCTTATCAAGCGTCTCTTGATCATTTAAACTCCTTTCAGCAATCAAATACGAATAAGAACCATCTTCGGTGTTTCTACCACCAGGTCTTCCTGTACCCGCAAGTTTCTTCAACTCACCACGACTAACGGTACCAATACCATCATGTGCTGTCTTGTCCCATTTTGTAGCAAGCATCTTGCCCTTTTTCAACTCCATTGTATAATCCGGCCTCTCAACTGTTTTCGAAAACGAACAGAAATTGAGTCTATGTTTATGCGATGGAATCTTAAAAAATTTAGGATCGCCCAATTGCAAAGGACATGTCCTATGGTGCGGACATGGTGCAAGAATCTTGATGTGATAATCAATCTTGTCGTACATTTCCTCCAATGGAGTATGAGGTTCAAAAATCTCAAAATTCTCaccatcatcttcttcgtcaAACCTCAACTCTTCTTCGCTAACTTTCCCGAATTTAGAGTCAAGaacattttccaaattctcACCCTGTTCtctcaattctttttctttttcttcttcttcttctttttctaatttAGCAAGcatctctttttcaaactcgATATCCTCATCGGTAACAAGAAGACTCTCCTTCTTTAATTTCTGTGGTTTTCCCAAAGACCCTTTAATATACGGGCGAGGAATCTTACCCAACTCTTGGGGAAACCTCTCAGGACGAATCATAACTTGTCTTGCTCTAGCAACAGTTTCAAAACCAACTGCATTACCACGTTCTACAATAAGAAGATGACCACCAGGTGCCAAGAGCCTCAAAATCATTCGCAAATTCTCATCAACATCCTTTGGAAAGTTGTATTCTTTTGAAAGTAACGAATGATGCACCATAATAAGATCgtattgtttatttgtagGTATAGTATCCCTCAAAGTTGTCCTAATATTGATCTTGGTCGAGTCTATGGGACCAAGATATTTCTCTTCCttgattttctttgaatcctttttctgtttcttctccttctccttgatcatcatcttcttctcgTGAATGTCTTTTCCCAATTGCTTTTCCTCTACTCCAAAAGACACCGAGTCTTCAGCAATTTTTgccttgttttgttctccTTCCTCACCAGGTTCAATCTCCAGTTCTTCAAAATCTTCTGCAGTATTTTCATTCAACTGACGAGACAAGATAATCTTtgcattctttttcatttgacTGTTTCTTCGCCCAATAACATACGCAGTTTTTTCTTCAGGAATCCACTGATCGCCCATCACATCATTCAAAGCTACCATACCCGTGGCTGGGCCGTATCCTATATCCAAAACTCTTTGCGGATTGAACTTGTCCTTACCCACCCGTTTTTGAAGTTCTAAAATAACTTGTTTGATATGGCTGAAATCTTGGAGAAATAACGCTGCAATGTACGCATTACACTCCGTTTCTGACAGCGGactttgttgaatttgGTTCTTGTTAAGATCTTTGAAAACAGCTACAACTTGTTGTCGAAGCCTCGAAGGGAGAGTGGTAACTAATATGTTATTCTGTATCACTTCCGCAATAGCCTTCGGTAGTCTTTCAACAGAATGATCGATTTTGCCTAGTAGTGTTTTGGGGTCTAATCTTGCCTCTGTTGCATTTTCACCATGTATAAGTGAACCATCAGGATTTCTAAAAGGTGATTCGCCAAGTATTTCATCGTTATCTTTTTCAGTTGTCAAGTTTTCAGAGTGGTTTTGTATCTGATCTGCCGGTATATACTTCCTCACAATATCCTTACTCAGACGTTCTTCTACTTTGaggaaatcaaaatcaaactcttctttttgcagctggtgatgatgatgatgatgatgttgcgCGTTGTGTAGTAGCACCCGAGATACTGCAATATGCCTCCGCAGTACTAGCGATGATGCTGATAGTCTATTGTGTGCAAGTATGTGCTTTCTCAACATTGGATGTGGTTAATGGGGAGCGGAAAGGGTGATGGTTGCAAATGATTCACAGCGATAAGAGAGATGAGTTTTAAATAGTGCAATGCAATCTACACTCTATACGCATTTCTCTCTCCtttgtttaaatttttattttctcaaaatttttctttccaacCAAACAAACTGATAGAAATAATAAGTCGCAAaaatttttatctttttattttttttataattttttttgatttaagGGAAAAAGATCAGGAGAAAAtagaagagagagagagagagagagagagagagagagagaaagtgAAAAGTATACAAATGAAGTTTCAACAGTGAGGATTATCCAACGAATACAATTGATAATACTAACTACAAAAGCAAACTCGTTCCATCTTTCCGGTATTCATATCAAAAAAGAtacgaaaaagaacagagcaaaaaaaaaataaaagacaaTATCAACGACTACAACAATCATAGCAGCTAGAGCGACGACATCGACAACAACTACTCATACTATTACTAAAAcatcaattctttttttatttttttatttatttcagATATAAA
It includes:
- the RSM22 gene encoding 37S ribosomal protein S22, translated to MLRKHILAHNRLSASSLVSRRHIAVSRVLLHNAQHHHHHHHQSQKEEFDFDFLKVEERSSKDIVRKYIPADQIQNHSENLTTEKDNDEILGESPFRNPDGSLIHGENATEARLDPKTLLGKIDHSVERLPKAIAEVIQNNILVTTLPSRLRQQVVAVFKDLNKNQIQQSPSSETECNAYIAALFLQDFSHIKQVILELQKRVGKDKFNPQRVLDIGYGPATGMVALNDVMGDQWIPEEKTAYVIGRRNSQMKKNAKIILSRQLNENTAEDFEESEIEPGEEGEQNKAKIAEDSVSFGVEEKQLGKDIHEKKMMIKEKEKKQKKDSKKIKEEKYLGPIDSTKINIRTTLRDTIPTNKQYDLIMVHHSLLSKEYNFPKDVDENLRMILRLLAPGGHLLIVERGNAVGFETVARARQVMIRPERFPQELGKIPRPYIKGSLGKPQKLKKESLLVTDEDIEFEKEMLAKLEKEEEEEKEKELREQGENLENVLDSKFGKVSEEELRFDEEDDGENFEIFEPHTPLEEMYDKIDYHIKILAPCPHHRTCPLQLGDPKFFKIPSHKHRLNFCSFSKTVERPDYTMELKKGKMLATKWDKTAHDGIGTVSRGELKKLAGTGRPGGRNTEDGSYSYLIAERSLNDQETLDKIDNLREYSNNDNSPVDTDDIDFWPRIVDHPSKIKRNVKMTVCSNEGDIELWQIPKSLGKQVYHDARKAQLGDQWALGRKTFIKRTVVSPEVKAKLEMLYKTQKKTFLKEQKKQNWKKITGVDEEEFDDGLRSVEIMASKMEKSREYIKKGKEFDVDPASYEGK